One part of the Xylanimonas allomyrinae genome encodes these proteins:
- a CDS encoding DUF6230 family protein, producing the protein MRFSSLTQTRAGRVALAAVPTVAALAFIGGGVAQGVVPVSMAVSGQQFKISADRLEGTGFSQYAGVAVEADETTQHPAAIANITDATLVNLCQSIKTPVGVSLVIHAGTDPEKPVTASNLQIGMDNLAGDATFSAIRIGVDASTVGTQAKGDQNDFAMDADGVVIDNLKQVSWSTQAAVFRLTDLSLAVNMAGDECF; encoded by the coding sequence ATGAGGTTCAGCTCGCTCACCCAGACGCGCGCGGGGCGCGTCGCACTCGCGGCGGTGCCGACCGTCGCGGCGCTCGCCTTCATCGGGGGCGGGGTCGCGCAAGGCGTCGTCCCCGTCTCCATGGCCGTGTCGGGCCAGCAGTTCAAGATCTCCGCCGACAGGCTGGAGGGCACGGGGTTCTCGCAGTACGCCGGCGTCGCCGTCGAGGCCGACGAGACCACGCAGCACCCGGCCGCCATCGCGAACATCACCGACGCCACGCTCGTCAACCTGTGCCAGTCGATCAAGACGCCCGTCGGGGTCAGCCTCGTGATCCACGCGGGCACCGATCCCGAGAAGCCGGTGACGGCCAGCAACCTCCAGATCGGGATGGACAACCTCGCGGGTGACGCGACGTTCAGCGCGATCCGCATCGGCGTCGACGCTTCGACCGTGGGCACGCAGGCCAAGGGGGACCAGAACGACTTCGCGATGGACGCCGACGGCGTCGTCATCGACAACCTCAAGCAGGTCTCGTGGAGCACCCAGGCCGCCGTCTTCCGCCTGACCGATCTCAGCCTCGCAGTCAACATGGCGGGGGACGAGTGCTTCTGA
- a CDS encoding S1C family serine protease, protein MSAAAIAAVLASAGTAALVHGMNDTGTPTSIATLGNPGRVDSAPVKDSTPSNPDWQAVTAAVSKSVVAIQVTSSQGGAEGSGLILDDKGHVLTNNHVVAGAQNNTVQVTLSDGRLFQAKIVGTDATTDLAVVAIQSAPSDLTPVALGDSDDVSVGDPVLAVGNPLGLANTATTGIVSALDRPVSASGENTQQAVVTNAIQIDAAINPGNSGGPLFDASGRVIGITSSIASLSSGMSGQSGSIGLGFAIPINLAKNISAQLIENGSAQHAFLGVSMQDGTATADGVTRRGAQVQNVTGGSPAAEAGVQAGDVVVAIGEQPVSSAESLTAFVRERQAGDKVVLTVVRNGSAQQITVTLAVRDETALQQGQPGDQGGSGQGGSDQGGSEQGGSDQGGSGQGGSGQGDSGGPWDWLFPGSGN, encoded by the coding sequence GTGAGCGCGGCGGCCATCGCCGCCGTGCTGGCGAGCGCGGGCACGGCCGCCCTCGTCCACGGCATGAACGACACCGGCACGCCGACGTCCATCGCGACGCTCGGGAACCCGGGCCGCGTGGACTCGGCTCCGGTCAAGGACTCGACGCCCAGCAACCCCGACTGGCAGGCGGTCACGGCCGCCGTGTCCAAGTCGGTGGTGGCCATCCAGGTGACGAGCTCGCAGGGCGGGGCCGAAGGCTCCGGCCTCATCCTCGACGACAAGGGCCACGTCCTGACCAACAACCACGTCGTCGCGGGCGCGCAGAACAACACCGTCCAGGTCACGCTGTCCGACGGCCGGCTCTTCCAGGCCAAGATCGTGGGCACCGACGCGACGACGGACCTCGCCGTCGTCGCGATCCAGAGCGCACCGAGCGACCTCACGCCGGTCGCGCTGGGCGACTCCGACGACGTGAGCGTGGGCGACCCCGTGCTCGCGGTGGGCAACCCGCTGGGCCTGGCCAACACCGCGACGACAGGCATCGTCTCGGCGCTCGACCGCCCGGTCTCCGCGAGCGGCGAGAACACGCAGCAGGCGGTCGTCACCAACGCGATCCAGATCGACGCCGCCATCAACCCGGGCAACTCGGGCGGTCCGCTGTTCGATGCGAGCGGGCGCGTCATCGGCATCACGTCGTCGATCGCGAGCCTGTCGAGCGGGATGTCCGGTCAGTCCGGCTCGATCGGTCTCGGCTTCGCCATCCCGATCAACCTTGCGAAGAACATCTCCGCGCAGCTCATCGAGAACGGCTCGGCGCAGCACGCGTTCCTGGGCGTGTCGATGCAGGACGGCACCGCGACCGCCGACGGCGTCACACGACGCGGCGCGCAGGTCCAGAACGTCACGGGCGGTTCGCCCGCGGCCGAGGCCGGCGTCCAGGCGGGCGACGTCGTCGTCGCGATCGGCGAGCAGCCGGTGTCCAGTGCCGAGTCGCTCACCGCGTTCGTCCGTGAGCGGCAGGCGGGCGACAAGGTCGTCCTGACGGTGGTGCGCAACGGCAGCGCGCAGCAGATCACCGTGACGCTCGCGGTGCGCGACGAGACGGCGCTCCAGCAGGGTCAACCCGGTGATCAGGGTGGTTCGGGCCAGGGCGGTTCGGATCAGGGCGGTTCGGAGCAGGGTGGTTCGGATCAGGGCGGTTCGGGCCAGGGCGGTTCGGGCCAGGGCGACAGCGGCGGGCCGTGGGACTGGCTGTTCCCCGGCAGCGGCAACTGA
- a CDS encoding TetR/AcrR family transcriptional regulator, which translates to MPALHGPTGRRRTRLSPEERRQQLLALGVAWLADRPLEAISVEDLAAAAGVSPGLVFYYFGTRQGLHQQIVLTARDAMLYATEPDASLPAQERLRDVLERFVGFVQEHGATFYSIVRGASSGDPQVRETVQQARDALARHATTMVTELGVGPTPLIDVAVRAWISLAEQALVDAAMGGLVPADELVAFLERSALATVRAATPPT; encoded by the coding sequence ATGCCCGCGCTCCACGGCCCCACCGGACGACGACGGACGCGGCTGAGCCCCGAGGAGCGACGGCAGCAGCTCCTTGCCCTCGGCGTCGCCTGGCTCGCGGACCGCCCCCTCGAAGCCATCTCCGTCGAGGATCTCGCGGCGGCTGCGGGCGTCTCCCCGGGACTCGTCTTCTACTACTTCGGCACACGCCAGGGACTGCACCAGCAGATCGTGCTCACCGCGCGCGACGCCATGCTGTACGCCACCGAGCCGGACGCCTCGCTCCCCGCCCAGGAACGCCTGCGCGACGTGCTCGAACGCTTCGTCGGGTTCGTCCAGGAGCACGGCGCGACGTTCTACTCGATCGTCCGCGGGGCCTCGTCGGGCGACCCGCAGGTGCGCGAGACGGTCCAGCAGGCCCGCGACGCGCTCGCGCGCCACGCCACCACCATGGTCACCGAGCTCGGCGTCGGCCCCACCCCCCTGATCGACGTCGCCGTCCGCGCCTGGATCTCACTCGCCGAACAGGCGCTCGTCGATGCCGCGATGGGCGGGCTCGTCCCCGCCGATGAGCTCGTCGCATTCCTCGAACGCAGCGCACTGGCGACCGTCCGGGCCGCGACGCCGCCGACGTGA
- a CDS encoding DEAD/DEAH box helicase — MPSDPPSPTQGTASATARARAARTLTDRHTRLVAAAREVLDHLDATVVAVSAWVHDDERRRVRAELAQVDATRLGEMTDRNLRLSAVQAAGYLTAADLLDVGPRELAALPGVGETTARGVVAAVGQLAEAAAALHPLRVGVDRAGLPTPAGADRLLALLHRVMRLRPLVEPHRTTLDDYVTATTAALATARPARHTARLWVARPSTRRAAHAGLTALASWDSSPAGAGLPELLARLGAAVAEPDPGPFDLAADFERRSAEYYTALVGIAPQAQAVLSARGLLPQGLVDRVNAQPLDLAAMRVSLRGYQEFGARFALHQGRALIGDEMGLGKTVQALAVMSHLRATGHRRFLVVCPASLLANWAREVEQRTTMPAHRMHGERRAEAIAAWADGGGVGLTTFEGLAHVPADVGDVGLLVVDEAHYVKNPRTGRARSVGAWAQRVWRVVFLTGTPMDNRLEDFLELVRVLQPDLAATFPGHLGLLGPDAFRQVVAPVYLRRNQADVLVELPGVIARDQWVDLTEADDRAYREAVAAGNLMAMRRAAWAAGPGPQACAKLSRLVEIVDEARDEGRRTVVFSYFRDVLDTVAATLRARGVTVHGPLSGDVPVAERLGLVDAFADDVGAVLVAQITVGGTGLNLHAASVVVLCEPQLTPSAEEQAVARLHRMGQVRTVHAHRLLAEDGVDERIVELLAGKQRVFDEYVRTSSVAAAAVAAVDVTEGTLAREVVAWEQARLGYGPWWDGLDAS, encoded by the coding sequence GTGCCATCAGATCCGCCGAGCCCCACGCAGGGGACGGCCTCGGCGACGGCCCGGGCTCGCGCGGCGCGCACGCTCACCGACCGCCACACGCGCCTCGTCGCCGCCGCGCGCGAGGTGCTCGACCACCTCGACGCGACCGTCGTCGCGGTGAGCGCGTGGGTCCACGACGACGAACGCCGCAGGGTGCGCGCCGAGCTCGCGCAGGTCGACGCGACGCGCCTGGGCGAGATGACCGACCGCAACCTGCGCCTGTCGGCCGTGCAGGCAGCCGGGTACCTCACCGCCGCCGACCTGCTCGACGTCGGCCCGCGCGAGCTCGCCGCCCTGCCGGGAGTCGGCGAGACGACGGCGCGCGGCGTGGTGGCCGCCGTCGGGCAGCTCGCCGAGGCGGCCGCGGCCCTGCACCCGCTGCGGGTCGGCGTCGACCGGGCCGGGCTGCCGACGCCCGCCGGAGCGGACCGGCTCCTCGCGCTGCTGCACCGTGTGATGCGGTTGCGTCCGCTCGTCGAGCCCCACCGCACCACGCTCGACGACTACGTCACCGCCACCACCGCGGCTCTCGCCACGGCGCGTCCGGCCCGCCACACGGCACGGCTGTGGGTCGCGCGGCCCTCGACCCGCCGCGCCGCGCACGCGGGGCTCACCGCGCTGGCGTCGTGGGACTCGTCGCCCGCCGGCGCGGGCCTGCCCGAGCTGCTCGCCCGGCTGGGCGCCGCCGTCGCGGAGCCCGATCCGGGGCCGTTCGACCTCGCGGCCGACTTCGAGCGACGGTCGGCCGAGTACTACACCGCCCTCGTGGGCATCGCCCCGCAGGCGCAGGCGGTGCTGTCGGCGCGCGGCCTGCTGCCGCAGGGTCTCGTCGACCGCGTCAACGCCCAACCCCTCGACCTGGCGGCGATGCGGGTGTCGCTGCGCGGGTACCAGGAGTTCGGCGCGCGGTTCGCGCTCCACCAGGGCAGGGCGCTGATCGGTGACGAGATGGGCCTGGGCAAGACCGTCCAGGCGCTGGCCGTCATGTCGCACCTGCGCGCGACCGGCCACCGCCGGTTCCTCGTGGTCTGCCCGGCGAGCCTGCTCGCCAACTGGGCGCGCGAGGTCGAGCAGCGCACGACGATGCCCGCCCACCGCATGCACGGCGAGCGCCGCGCCGAGGCCATCGCCGCCTGGGCGGACGGCGGCGGCGTCGGGCTGACGACGTTCGAGGGCCTCGCGCACGTGCCCGCGGACGTCGGCGACGTCGGGCTCCTGGTCGTGGACGAGGCGCACTACGTCAAGAACCCGCGGACGGGCCGCGCGCGGTCCGTCGGCGCGTGGGCGCAGCGCGTGTGGCGGGTCGTCTTCCTGACCGGGACGCCGATGGACAACCGGCTCGAGGACTTCCTCGAGCTCGTGCGCGTGCTCCAGCCCGACCTGGCCGCCACGTTCCCCGGGCATCTGGGCCTGCTCGGGCCCGACGCGTTCCGGCAGGTGGTGGCGCCGGTCTACCTGCGCCGCAACCAGGCCGACGTGCTCGTCGAGCTGCCCGGGGTCATCGCCCGCGACCAGTGGGTCGACCTCACCGAGGCCGACGACCGCGCCTACCGGGAGGCCGTCGCGGCGGGCAACCTCATGGCGATGCGGCGCGCCGCCTGGGCCGCGGGGCCCGGGCCGCAGGCCTGCGCCAAGCTGTCGCGGCTGGTCGAGATCGTCGACGAGGCGCGCGACGAGGGCCGCCGCACCGTCGTGTTCTCCTACTTCCGTGACGTGCTCGACACCGTCGCCGCCACGCTGCGTGCGCGCGGCGTGACGGTCCACGGCCCGCTGAGCGGCGACGTGCCCGTCGCCGAGCGCCTGGGCCTGGTGGACGCGTTCGCCGACGACGTCGGTGCCGTCCTCGTCGCGCAGATCACCGTGGGCGGGACGGGGCTCAACCTCCACGCGGCGAGCGTCGTCGTGCTGTGCGAGCCGCAGCTCACCCCGTCCGCCGAGGAGCAGGCCGTCGCCCGGCTGCACCGGATGGGGCAGGTGCGGACGGTCCACGCCCACCGGCTGCTCGCCGAGGACGGCGTCGACGAGCGGATCGTGGAGCTGCTGGCCGGCAAGCAGCGGGTGTTCGACGAGTACGTGCGCACGTCGAGCGTGGCGGCCGCGGCCGTCGCAGCGGTCGACGTCACCGAGGGCACGCTCGCACGCGAGGTGGTCGCCTGGGAGCAGGCCCGGCTCGGTTACGGCCCGTGGTGGGACGGCCTGGACGCGTCGTAG
- a CDS encoding DUF6114 domain-containing protein produces the protein MLLRPRFRQWRRARPFWGALLTVLAGVELFLSGRFDLAVGGVVLQLGFAGAQTTIIPVVVVLAGVLAMLQPAHHVFYGVIALVLSVYSVVAVNMGGIVLGTLLGVVGSITVVSWIQRPAQAPPVAPRPPAERPEHRSRAAVERLRAVLAGLARRDRVGRQSTASVLSLVLAVGALPVVAPADAAGGVPAGGPCLFGFILCDIWPSRPPAPAPSPSPTAADVPSSPAQPPGPAEPAEPSGETPAGPGGEGPDGEPPTDAGVTVEVPAGLPAPGDEDLPVVLGGNENVDVYAIPAELKAADLEIGGIRAVALVSVPVEGSSGKRRAAVKVVADHVKVSGFRLTTYADGGAAGTLTTADSVTMDGRATMYITSLTAHGPSGTPFGFLADDAPQTLTALVLAAVNPTIGLLGARSDRQVWSGFHESVWAG, from the coding sequence GTGCTTCTGAGGCCGCGGTTCCGACAGTGGCGCAGGGCGCGCCCCTTCTGGGGTGCGCTCCTGACGGTCCTCGCCGGGGTCGAGCTGTTCCTCTCGGGCCGGTTCGACCTCGCCGTGGGTGGCGTCGTGCTCCAGCTCGGCTTCGCCGGGGCGCAGACGACGATCATCCCGGTCGTCGTGGTGCTGGCCGGGGTGCTGGCGATGCTCCAGCCCGCGCACCACGTCTTCTACGGGGTCATCGCGTTGGTCCTGTCCGTGTACTCGGTCGTCGCGGTCAACATGGGCGGGATCGTGCTGGGGACGCTCCTGGGTGTCGTCGGCTCGATCACGGTCGTGTCGTGGATCCAGCGGCCTGCGCAGGCGCCTCCCGTGGCCCCGCGCCCGCCGGCGGAGCGGCCGGAGCACCGCTCGCGGGCCGCGGTTGAGAGGCTGCGAGCGGTTCTCGCGGGCCTGGCACGCCGCGACAGGGTCGGGCGGCAGTCGACCGCGAGCGTGCTGTCGCTCGTGCTCGCCGTGGGGGCCCTACCCGTCGTCGCGCCCGCGGACGCGGCCGGTGGTGTTCCTGCCGGGGGTCCGTGCCTGTTCGGTTTCATCCTGTGCGACATCTGGCCGTCACGCCCTCCGGCGCCGGCGCCGTCGCCCAGTCCGACCGCGGCCGATGTGCCGAGCAGCCCGGCGCAGCCGCCCGGGCCTGCGGAGCCCGCGGAACCCTCGGGCGAGACGCCCGCCGGGCCCGGCGGCGAGGGGCCGGACGGCGAGCCCCCGACGGATGCGGGGGTGACCGTCGAGGTGCCCGCGGGCTTGCCCGCCCCGGGCGACGAGGACCTGCCCGTCGTCCTGGGCGGGAACGAGAACGTCGACGTCTACGCCATCCCGGCCGAGCTCAAGGCCGCCGACCTGGAGATCGGCGGCATCCGGGCCGTCGCGCTCGTCTCCGTCCCGGTCGAGGGGTCCTCGGGCAAGCGGCGCGCCGCGGTCAAGGTCGTCGCCGACCACGTCAAGGTCTCGGGCTTCCGGCTCACGACGTACGCGGACGGCGGCGCCGCCGGGACGCTGACGACCGCGGACTCGGTCACGATGGACGGCCGCGCGACGATGTACATCACCTCGCTCACGGCCCACGGGCCGAGCGGCACCCCGTTCGGGTTCCTCGCGGACGACGCGCCGCAGACTCTGACGGCGCTGGTTCTCGCGGCGGTCAATCCGACGATCGGGCTGCTCGGCGCGAGGTCGGACCGGCAGGTGTGGTCGGGGTTCCACGAGTCCGTCTGGGCGGGCTGA
- a CDS encoding MATE family efflux transporter: MQNLTVGPPTRLILGFTLPLLIGNVFQQVYTFTDAAVVGRLLGLDALAAVGASGSLVFLLVGFSWGASAGLAIPVARAFGAGDLAGVRRYTAAGAYASAGIAAVITAVGVVFARDLLALLDTPPEIIDQATTFLTVTFAGAAATVAFNFLASTIRALGDSRTPLYFLIASSLLNAGLVAFLVGVAHWGVAGAAAATVLAQVASVGACVVLIVRRMPVLHLRRADWAAARGSLREPLRTGLPMGFQMSVIAIGALVLQLAVNGLGAVSVAAFTAAMRVDQLAVAPLNSFGVAMVTYTAQNRGARQWHRIRAGALRTSLVAAGTAVALGVLLIVFAEPVVGLFVGPDQPEVLGMARTYFTINGGLYAVLSLLFVLRNVVQGLGLSSVPTIAGAVELVMRSTAALVLVRHFGFVGVAWAAPLAWIGALVPVAFAWARQRRLLADREREDAHPEPAHSHEPLTASGA; this comes from the coding sequence GTGCAGAACCTCACCGTCGGGCCGCCGACGCGCCTCATCCTCGGCTTCACGCTTCCCCTGCTCATCGGCAACGTCTTCCAGCAGGTCTACACGTTCACCGACGCCGCCGTCGTCGGGCGGCTGCTCGGCCTCGACGCGCTGGCCGCCGTCGGGGCGTCGGGCAGCCTCGTGTTCCTGCTCGTCGGGTTCTCGTGGGGCGCCAGCGCCGGACTCGCGATCCCCGTCGCGCGCGCGTTCGGCGCCGGCGACCTGGCCGGTGTGCGCCGCTACACGGCCGCCGGCGCGTACGCGTCGGCAGGCATCGCAGCGGTGATCACCGCCGTCGGCGTGGTCTTCGCCCGCGACCTGCTCGCGTTGCTCGACACGCCGCCCGAGATCATCGACCAGGCCACGACGTTCCTCACCGTGACCTTCGCGGGAGCCGCGGCGACGGTGGCGTTCAACTTCCTCGCCTCGACCATCCGGGCGCTCGGCGACAGCCGCACGCCGCTGTACTTCCTCATCGCCTCGTCGCTGCTCAACGCGGGCCTCGTCGCGTTCCTCGTCGGCGTCGCGCACTGGGGCGTCGCGGGCGCGGCGGCCGCGACCGTGCTGGCGCAGGTCGCGTCGGTGGGCGCGTGCGTGGTGCTCATCGTGCGCCGCATGCCCGTGCTGCACCTGCGCCGCGCGGACTGGGCCGCCGCGCGCGGCAGCCTGCGCGAGCCGCTGCGGACCGGGCTGCCCATGGGCTTCCAGATGTCCGTCATCGCGATCGGCGCTCTCGTGCTCCAGCTTGCCGTCAACGGCCTGGGCGCCGTCTCCGTCGCCGCGTTCACCGCGGCCATGCGCGTCGACCAGCTCGCCGTCGCGCCCCTCAACTCGTTCGGCGTCGCGATGGTCACCTACACCGCGCAGAACCGGGGTGCGCGGCAGTGGCACCGCATCCGGGCGGGAGCGCTGCGGACCAGCCTCGTCGCGGCCGGGACCGCCGTCGCGCTCGGCGTGCTGCTGATCGTGTTCGCCGAGCCGGTGGTGGGGCTCTTCGTCGGCCCCGACCAGCCCGAGGTGCTGGGCATGGCCCGCACCTACTTCACGATCAACGGCGGCCTGTACGCGGTGCTGAGCCTGCTGTTCGTGCTGCGCAACGTGGTCCAGGGCCTGGGGCTGTCGAGCGTCCCGACCATCGCGGGTGCCGTCGAGCTGGTCATGCGCTCGACGGCGGCGCTCGTCCTCGTGCGGCACTTCGGGTTCGTGGGCGTCGCGTGGGCCGCACCGCTCGCCTGGATCGGCGCGCTCGTGCCTGTCGCCTTCGCGTGGGCCCGGCAGCGGCGGCTCCTGGCCGACCGGGAGCGGGAGGACGCGCACCCCGAACCGGCCCACTCCCACGAGCCGCTGACCGCGTCCGGGGCGTGA